The genomic interval TGCATCACCCGCGCGTCGGCGTACCGGGCCCCGGCGTCGAGGGCGGCCTGTACCGCCGCCGTCGCCACGTCGAACTCGGCCATCGGCATCTCCTCGCTGGTTCGCCTGTTCGCCTGATCCGGCCGCAGCCGAACCCGATCATGGATGACCTTATGCGAGGAGACGGGTTCAGCGCGGGGGTAGCAGGTCGTCCGGTCGGATTTCCGCCGCCACCGGCTCGGTGAGCCGCAGGGATTCGCCGGCCTTGGCCACCGCATGCTCCACATAGTGGGAGCCGTCCAGGCGGTGCAGCCGCAGCGTCCCGGTCTCCTGCTCGACCAGCAGATACCACGGGATCCGGGCGGCGGCGTAGTAGTGCATCTTGAGCACCTTGTCGGTGGCGGCGTTGCTCGGCGAGCTGATCTCGCAGACCAGCCGGACCGCCGTACCGTCGACGACCAGCTCGTCGAAGTCGATCTCGCCGGTGACGACCAGGTCGGGGATCGGAATCCGGCCCGGTTGCAGCCGCACGTTCACGGCCTCCAGGACGTGTAGTCCAACGGTTTCCGCGCCTGTCTCCAGAGCGTTGCCGAGACGACGCGAGATGTGCTGGTGGCGAGGAGTGGGGGCAGGTGTCACGTGGAGGCTCCCGTCGAAGAGTTCGACGCGATCCCGGGTCTCGCCGAGGGCGAGGTATTCCGCTTCGGTCCACGGCCCGCCGTGCTCGAACACCGCCGCGGTCATGGCCACCTCCGGTCCGTCGTCGTGACTCGGTAGTTCGCCTCCGGTACGGCGCCAGTCTGGCACAGCGATCCGACGCGAGCGCTGTCATCCAGGTGTGCGGCGCACGGGGAGGTGTGGCTGACGGCATCCGGGAGCGTCAGCGCCCGGGCCGGAACGTGGAGTTTCCTTCTGTTCTGTGACTACCAGTTGTAACGGCTCTTACAGCTGATCTTCGATGTCTGTAAAGAGGACGCCCTCGGCCGGCTCGCAACCGCCTGGACACCGAAGAGTGGGGTGAGCTGCGAGGCCGGTCCGACGGTTGCCGACCTGGGCGGGCCGGCGCCGTACTGGCACGACTGGATGTTCGACTCGACCGGTTCCCGGCTGACCGAGACCAGTCACACCACCGGCGGTGACACCACCCGTACCCACGCTCTGCCGAACGGTGGGCAGGGTGTGGTGCGGCCGCATGCGGTCACCTCGATGACCACCGCCGCTCCAGGGCAGCCGGATGTGGTGTCGAGGTATGGCCACGACCAGGCGGGCAACACGACCTGCCGGCCGGCGGGGACCACCGCGAACGACTGTGTCACCGCCGCGAACAGTCAGACCCTGGGCTGGGACGCCGAGGCAAGCTCGCCACTGTGCGGCCGGTGGGCAGACGATCGAGACCAACATCTATGACGCCGACGGTGTGCGGTTGATCCGCCGTGACGCGACCGGGACGACGCTGTATCTGCCGGGACAGGAGGTTCGCCGTGAGGGTGGGGTGAACACCGGGACCCGGTACTACAGCTTCGCCGGCACGATCTGCGCCAGCCGCAAGGGTGCCTCCAGCAGCACAGATCTGACCTGGCTGTATCCGGATCATCAGGGAACCCAGCAGACCGCCATCAACGCCGGCACCCAGGCGGTCAGTGTTCGTCGGCAGACACCCTACGGCGACGCCCGGGGCGAGAATCCGGTCTGGGTCAACGGTAAGGGCTTCGTCGGCGGTGACATCGATCCGACGGGCCTGGTCAACATCGGGGCCCGGCAGTACGACAAGGTCCTGGGGCGGTTCATCTCGGTGGACCCGGCGCTGGACCTGACCGACCCGCGGCAGTGGAACGCGTACGCGTACAGCCACAACAGTCCGGTCACCCACTCCGACCCGACCGGCCTTCGGCCGGAGTGCGGTGGCGGCACCTACAACTGCAGCAACGACTTCCGAAGGCCAACCCCGAGGTCAACAAGG from Plantactinospora sp. BC1 carries:
- a CDS encoding Uma2 family endonuclease, whose product is MTAAVFEHGGPWTEAEYLALGETRDRVELFDGSLHVTPAPTPRHQHISRRLGNALETGAETVGLHVLEAVNVRLQPGRIPIPDLVVTGEIDFDELVVDGTAVRLVCEISSPSNAATDKVLKMHYYAAARIPWYLLVEQETGTLRLHRLDGSHYVEHAVAKAGESLRLTEPVAAEIRPDDLLPPR
- a CDS encoding RHS repeat-associated core domain-containing protein, which produces MIRRDATGTTLYLPGQEVRREGGVNTGTRYYSFAGTICASRKGASSSTDLTWLYPDHQGTQQTAINAGTQAVSVRRQTPYGDARGENPVWVNGKGFVGGDIDPTGLVNIGARQYDKVLGRFISVDPALDLTDPRQWNAYAYSHNSPVTHSDPTGLRPECGGGTYNCSNDFRRPTPRSTRATGPTASERTRPPLTSTPRNYAPRRLRNERSASVRPASGVVTPGRSAWLPALLPVSSSARPAQQEASVSAPSVAQPSAASSAVP